The following coding sequences are from one Capsicum annuum cultivar UCD-10X-F1 chromosome 3, UCD10Xv1.1, whole genome shotgun sequence window:
- the LOC124897125 gene encoding uncharacterized protein LOC124897125 isoform X2, with protein MCAKMNGMGNSNSSQPSTQPSASWNPPPPQSSSICSDTNAMARDTSTQSQIARSSYAFHSYATTQSNQSGSICADTAVVPRPPQRKVSSAAGRG; from the exons ATGTGTGCCAAAATG AATGGTATGGGAAACAGTAATAGTAGTCAACCTAGCACTCAGCCTTCAGCTTCATGGAATCCACCACCACCACAATCAAGTTCTATTTGTAGTGACACCAATGCAATGGCAAGAGATACCTCCACTCAAAGTCAGATAGCAAGA TCAAGCTACGCCTTTCATTCATATGCAACTACACAATCCAATCAATCAGGATCTATTTGTGCTGACACAGCTGTTGTGCCAAGACCACCTCAAAGAAAGGTGTCAAGTGCTGCTGGTAGAGGTTAA
- the LOC124897125 gene encoding uncharacterized protein LOC124897125 isoform X1 — translation MRTLLIFMSIMFQMNQFLTLMVPLIFLPAPDIIECADLKRESVGVDDSANIERKSTGVEEVREADIEDFNLEDIEIENVNLGKERETYVEDVGVEKGDEANIEDIHVEDVNLEDFGVEGGDEADVQDIHVEDVNRLANKLSDYLSSDSDLGDIPSEDGSDVDEELRAFRQERIKNKANNKQRNQKARKKVVETEQVPVRVAGCVDRDFGDIGKNKASKYSEKLGGDEEYLDSFDCWSEDGKDIDVDAVRRVDLPR, via the coding sequence atgaggactctaTTGATTTTTATGTCTATCATGTTTCAGATGAACCAATTCTTGACCCTGATGGTCCCACTGATTTTTTTACCTGCACCTGATATTATTGAGTGTGCAGACCtaaaaagagaaagtgttggtgTTGATGATAGTGCTAACATAGAGAGGAAATCTACTGGAGTAGAGGAAGTGAGGGAggctgatatagaagattttaaCCTAGAAGATATTGAGATAGAGAATGTTAACTTAGGTAAAGAGAGGGAGACTTATGTAGAAGATGTTGGTGTAGAAAAAGGTGATGAGGCTAATATAGAAGATATCCATGTAGAAGATGTTAACCTAGAAGATTTTGGTGTAGAAGGAGGTGATGAGGCTGATGTACAAGATATTCATGTAGAAGATGTTAATAGGCTAGCAAATAAGTTGTCAGATTACTTGAGTAGTGATTCAGATCTTGGAGATATTCCTTCAGAAGATGGCTCAGATGTTGATGAGGAGTTGAGGGCATTTagacaagaaagaataaaaaacaaagcCAACAATaaacaaagaaatcaaaaagcaagaaaaaaggtTGTTGAAACTGAACAAGTACCTGTGAGAGTTGCTGGTTGTGTAGATAGAGACTTTGGGGATATTGGTAAAAATAAGGCTAGCAAATATTCTGAAAAGTTGGGTGGAGATGAGGAATATCTTGATAGTTTTGATTGTTGGAGTGAAGATGGTAAAGATATAGATGTGGATGCTGTTAGAAGAGTAGATCTACCTAGATGA